A region of Moorena producens PAL-8-15-08-1 DNA encodes the following proteins:
- a CDS encoding REP-associated tyrosine transposase, with protein MTTPNRPSSGAKASRLSQPNINDYDWQYSRSSNYTSYTSFIKSPNIQISQRNLPHWELAGAIYFVTFSTWQKLELTLEARQVVLDSCLFFNNQRYKTYAVVIMPDHVHWLMQPLPKSDQKYWTLGSIIHSIKSYSSKQVAKVMNHIGIVWQDERYDRIMRDERECLETWNYIRENPVKANLSEIAERYPFFWQMDSVDKSSVK; from the coding sequence CCCTCCTCTGGGGCAAAAGCTTCCAGGCTGTCTCAACCCAATATTAATGATTATGACTGGCAATATTCTCGTTCCAGTAATTATACCAGTTATACCAGTTTCATAAAGTCTCCAAATATTCAAATTAGCCAAAGAAATCTTCCTCACTGGGAATTAGCAGGAGCAATTTACTTTGTGACTTTTAGTACTTGGCAAAAGCTAGAGTTGACGCTAGAAGCCAGACAAGTAGTTCTAGATTCCTGTTTATTCTTCAATAACCAAAGGTACAAAACCTATGCTGTTGTAATTATGCCAGATCATGTGCATTGGTTAATGCAGCCTTTACCAAAATCAGATCAGAAATATTGGACCTTAGGTAGTATTATCCACAGCATTAAAAGCTATAGTTCTAAACAAGTTGCTAAAGTAATGAATCATATCGGTATTGTTTGGCAAGACGAGCGATATGATCGCATTATGCGAGATGAAAGAGAATGTTTAGAGACATGGAACTATATCAGAGAAAATCCTGTAAAAGCTAATTTATCTGAGATTGCTGAAAGATATCCTTTCTTCTGGCAAATGGATAGTGTAGACAAGTCTTCTGTAAAATAA
- a CDS encoding formylglycine-generating enzyme family protein, whose protein sequence is MPVLHKMPVLHPFNQTMVMPETNQEEQQSKLNIKRHRRQIQYFAEDLGNGITLDMVAIPGGTFLMGSPETEQGHRDSESPQHQVTVKSFFMGKYPVTQAQWQAVAALPQVNRKLKPNPSRFNGKDRPVERVSWYDAVEFCERLSQHTKRPYRLPSEAQWEYACRAGTTTPFHFGETITTEFANYNGTDDEHGGWKGSYGNGPSGIYRRETTPVGSFGVGNEFGLYDMHGNVWEWCVDHWHDNYESAPTDGSAWQDEPDSNNENDNKYWVWRGGSCYSLPKNCRSGSRGVLNPGLRHLVGNIGFRVVCAQEWTL, encoded by the coding sequence ATGCCAGTTCTACACAAGATGCCAGTTCTACATCCGTTCAACCAAACAATGGTGATGCCAGAAACAAATCAAGAAGAACAGCAATCAAAACTTAATATCAAACGCCATCGGCGACAAATTCAGTACTTTGCTGAAGACTTGGGAAATGGTATCACCTTGGACATGGTTGCCATCCCTGGTGGCACTTTCCTCATGGGTTCCCCAGAAACAGAACAGGGGCATAGAGACAGTGAAAGTCCCCAGCATCAAGTCACGGTTAAATCCTTCTTCATGGGTAAATACCCAGTGACCCAAGCCCAATGGCAAGCCGTGGCTGCCCTACCCCAAGTCAACAGAAAACTTAAACCCAATCCATCCCGTTTTAACGGGAAAGACCGACCTGTAGAGAGAGTCTCTTGGTATGATGCGGTGGAATTTTGTGAGCGGCTGTCCCAGCATACCAAACGCCCTTATCGCTTGCCCAGTGAAGCCCAGTGGGAATACGCCTGTAGAGCCGGAACAACCACCCCGTTTCATTTTGGAGAGACAATTACTACAGAATTTGCTAACTACAATGGAACAGATGATGAACACGGTGGTTGGAAAGGATCTTATGGTAATGGGCCATCAGGGATTTATCGTAGAGAAACAACCCCAGTGGGGAGTTTTGGGGTAGGGAATGAGTTTGGACTCTACGATATGCATGGGAATGTGTGGGAGTGGTGTGTAGACCATTGGCATGATAACTATGAAAGTGCGCCGACAGATGGCAGTGCCTGGCAAGATGAACCGGATAGCAATAATGAAAATGATAATAAATATTGGGTGTGGCGGGGTGGTTCCTGCTACTCCTTGCCTAAAAACTGCCGTTCTGGGTCTCGCGGCGTCTTGAATCCGGGCTTGAGGCACCTCGTCGGCAATATTGGTTTTCGTGTGGTGTGTGCTCAGGAGTGGACTCTGTAA